A genome region from Nitrospira sp. includes the following:
- the ispD gene encoding 2-C-methyl-D-erythritol 4-phosphate cytidylyltransferase, with product MGAKDWEAGGHLWPRPVVAFVSVPVSSRDATLPWSGPRTVALVPAAGRGLRMGGHIPKQFLALGGRPILAQSLLVLQASPVIHEIILAVPQSDRQYCLDHIVATGEFGKVTKVVAGGEQRQDSVRHALAEVSQDTEIVLVHDAVRPFLTEDMIRRVVAAAAEHGAAIIALPMRDTVKYVGAGGVIERTVDRRPLWLAQTPQAFRRAWLEEGHHKALLGGVQATDDAHLVELIGKPVVVVEGSGDNIKVTRPEDLVIGEAILGSRTAARSAE from the coding sequence GTGGGTGCGAAGGACTGGGAGGCGGGTGGCCACCTCTGGCCTCGTCCTGTTGTGGCATTCGTGAGTGTGCCGGTGTCCTCTCGTGACGCGACGCTGCCGTGGTCAGGTCCTCGCACGGTCGCCTTGGTTCCGGCGGCCGGTCGTGGACTTCGCATGGGCGGCCATATCCCCAAGCAGTTTCTCGCCCTCGGGGGACGGCCGATTCTCGCGCAGTCCCTCCTGGTGCTCCAAGCTTCCCCGGTTATCCATGAGATCATCCTGGCCGTTCCTCAGTCTGACCGCCAATATTGCCTCGACCATATTGTGGCGACGGGTGAGTTTGGGAAGGTGACAAAGGTTGTGGCCGGGGGGGAGCAGCGGCAGGATTCGGTGCGGCATGCGCTGGCCGAAGTGAGCCAGGATACGGAGATTGTCCTGGTCCACGACGCGGTGCGGCCGTTTCTGACCGAGGACATGATCCGGAGAGTCGTGGCCGCGGCGGCGGAGCATGGGGCGGCCATTATTGCGCTGCCGATGCGCGATACGGTGAAATATGTGGGCGCAGGCGGAGTGATCGAGCGGACGGTTGATCGCCGGCCCCTGTGGTTGGCACAGACCCCGCAGGCGTTCCGCCGTGCCTGGCTGGAAGAAGGCCATCACAAGGCATTGTTGGGTGGCGTACAAGCGACGGATGACGCTCACCTCGTGGAATTGATCGGAAAACCGGTCGTGGTGGTCGAGGGGAGTGGCGACAATATCAAGGTGACGAGGCCGGAAGATCTCGTGATCGGAGAAGCGATTCTCGGCTCACGAACGGCGGCAAGGAGTGCAGAATGA
- a CDS encoding PIN domain-containing protein: protein MVIRAIFVLLSALAGMALFLRAQDPSREFLLMGLGMGAVAGGLILAGEYALRRLSFGIIVGGAVGLAGGLILTGLVEWVGSAVFDVETFLFHIGGLVFLLGLPYLGLAMGARFGNEQFPGLDQGPSVAGTSHASLKVLDTSVIIDGRVADLCETGFLEGPFLVPHFILNELQHIADSSDSLKRARGRRGLDILNKIQKMPGVDVRIIEEDFPHVKEVDAKLVVLAKKVGGRIVTNDLNLNKVAELQGVRVLNINELCNALRPVVLPGETIRVFVLKEGKEAGQGVAYLDDGTMIVVDNARRCIGRNVDVTVTSVLQTTAGRMIFTRLKEDSEREEYQVARG from the coding sequence ATGGTAATACGGGCCATATTTGTTCTTCTCAGCGCTCTTGCCGGTATGGCCTTGTTTCTGCGGGCCCAGGATCCAAGTCGCGAGTTCTTGTTGATGGGGCTGGGGATGGGGGCGGTGGCCGGCGGACTCATCCTGGCTGGCGAATATGCGCTCCGCAGACTGTCATTCGGTATTATTGTCGGTGGTGCAGTAGGTCTCGCCGGCGGTCTTATTCTTACCGGTTTGGTGGAGTGGGTCGGGAGCGCGGTCTTCGATGTGGAGACCTTCCTCTTTCATATCGGTGGGTTAGTCTTTCTCTTGGGATTGCCCTATTTGGGCCTCGCCATGGGCGCGCGGTTCGGCAATGAACAGTTTCCTGGTCTGGATCAGGGGCCGTCGGTAGCCGGGACTTCCCATGCGAGCCTCAAAGTGTTGGACACCAGCGTGATCATCGACGGCCGGGTTGCCGATCTGTGCGAGACAGGGTTTCTGGAGGGGCCGTTTCTGGTTCCCCATTTCATTTTGAATGAATTACAGCACATTGCAGACTCATCGGATTCTTTGAAACGGGCACGCGGGCGCCGCGGGTTGGATATTCTCAACAAGATTCAGAAAATGCCGGGCGTCGATGTCCGGATCATCGAAGAAGATTTCCCCCACGTCAAGGAAGTGGACGCCAAGCTCGTGGTGTTGGCCAAGAAGGTTGGGGGGCGCATCGTCACCAATGACTTGAATTTGAACAAAGTCGCCGAATTGCAGGGCGTGCGGGTTCTGAACATCAATGAGCTGTGTAATGCGCTGCGACCGGTCGTATTGCCGGGTGAAACCATTCGGGTGTTTGTGTTGAAGGAAGGCAAAGAGGCCGGTCAGGGCGTCGCTTATCTCGATGACGGGACGATGATCGTCGTGGACAATGCGCGGCGCTGTATCGGTCGCAATGTGGATGTGACCGTGACCAGTGTGCTTCAGACAACGGCAGGGCGCATGATCTTCACCCGTTTGAAGGAAGACTCCGAACGAGAAGAGTATCAGGTTGCGCGTGGGTAA
- a CDS encoding DegQ family serine endoprotease — protein MNDFRIPSAQPPARRPWIVPGLLVIAGVLIGVILTSDLGWLPTGHAVPQPSPAPVATPVSTAVQPTLPGAGGQSFVDVAKVVKPAVVNIFATRNGSNEEGKGTPFDDPFFRRFFGEEWMKRFEAPKERKERGLGSGVIVDSNGLIITNNHVVNKADEIKVFLSDKREFKAKLVGTDAKTDVAVLKIETSGLPTVAWADSDKLEVGEFVLAVGNPFGLTQTVTLGIVSALGRAAGIAEYEDFIQTDAAINPGNSGGALVNVRGELVGINTAIYSQSGGNMGIGFAVPSNMAHSIMDQLIQHGKVVRGWLGVSIQELTPELSSQFGVPKDVKGVLVSDILDDSPAKKAGFERGDVIVDYDGKPMDSPAHLRNAVAQTVVGKKVTVKIIREKKPKSIELTIAEQPKNLAQAGVEEGAESVAPAGLLSDFEVKELNTELAGRYGLKSSDHGVIVVRVKAGSPAEEAGVREGDLVLEVNRKAVGTMKAYEHTAANLPKDQAVLLLLRRQGRAIYLTLRP, from the coding sequence ATGAACGACTTTCGTATTCCTTCAGCGCAGCCACCTGCGAGACGTCCCTGGATCGTCCCAGGACTCCTCGTGATTGCAGGAGTCCTGATCGGAGTCATCCTGACCTCCGATCTCGGATGGCTGCCGACCGGGCATGCGGTTCCTCAACCGAGTCCTGCTCCCGTCGCGACGCCGGTCTCCACGGCCGTGCAGCCTACGCTGCCCGGTGCGGGTGGCCAGAGTTTTGTCGATGTCGCCAAAGTCGTGAAGCCGGCCGTGGTGAACATTTTTGCGACACGGAACGGATCGAATGAGGAAGGGAAGGGCACTCCGTTCGACGATCCGTTTTTTAGACGGTTTTTCGGCGAAGAATGGATGAAGCGATTCGAAGCGCCCAAGGAACGCAAGGAACGAGGGTTGGGATCCGGCGTCATTGTCGATTCGAACGGCCTCATCATCACGAACAATCACGTGGTCAACAAGGCCGATGAGATCAAGGTGTTCCTGTCCGATAAGCGAGAGTTCAAGGCCAAGCTGGTCGGAACGGATGCCAAGACTGACGTCGCCGTGCTGAAAATCGAGACCAGTGGACTGCCGACCGTGGCGTGGGCTGATTCCGACAAACTTGAGGTCGGTGAATTTGTTCTCGCCGTCGGCAACCCGTTCGGATTGACGCAGACAGTCACGTTGGGAATCGTCAGCGCCCTCGGCCGCGCGGCTGGGATTGCCGAATACGAAGATTTCATTCAGACCGATGCGGCGATCAATCCGGGGAATTCCGGCGGTGCCCTGGTGAATGTGCGCGGCGAACTGGTCGGCATCAACACGGCCATCTATAGTCAAAGCGGCGGGAACATGGGAATCGGATTTGCCGTTCCGAGCAACATGGCCCATTCGATCATGGACCAGTTGATCCAGCATGGCAAAGTCGTGCGAGGGTGGCTGGGGGTCTCGATTCAGGAGCTCACACCCGAATTGTCTTCCCAGTTCGGCGTGCCGAAAGACGTGAAGGGCGTTCTCGTCAGCGACATCCTGGATGACAGCCCTGCCAAGAAGGCCGGGTTTGAGCGCGGGGATGTCATTGTCGACTACGATGGCAAACCGATGGATTCGCCGGCGCACCTGCGGAACGCCGTTGCCCAGACGGTGGTGGGGAAAAAGGTGACGGTCAAGATCATCCGCGAAAAAAAGCCGAAGTCCATCGAATTGACCATTGCCGAGCAGCCGAAGAACCTGGCACAAGCCGGAGTCGAGGAGGGGGCGGAATCGGTGGCTCCCGCCGGACTCCTCTCCGATTTCGAGGTGAAAGAACTGAATACGGAATTGGCCGGCCGGTATGGATTGAAGTCGAGTGATCATGGCGTCATCGTCGTCAGGGTGAAGGCAGGGAGTCCTGCAGAAGAGGCCGGTGTGCGTGAGGGCGATCTTGTTCTGGAGGTGAATCGCAAAGCAGTGGGGACCATGAAGGCGTACGAACATACCGCCGCCAATTTGCCGAAAGACCAGGCGGTATTGCTCCTGTTGAGACGGCAGGGGCGAGCCATTTATCTGACACTGAGGCCGTGA
- a CDS encoding class I fructose-bisphosphate aldolase gives MSNRVQEILSWYESDNAGTKTNIARLLNHGKLAGTGKLVILPVDQGFEHGPARSFAPNAGGYNPHYHFQLALDAGCNAYAAPLGFIEAGASHFAGRIPLILKVNNHDTLHDEKDPLSAVTGSVRDALRLGCSAVGFTIYPGSSHCNAMYEQLRAIAEEAKSCGLAVVVWSYPRGSGLSKEGETALDVVAYAAQIAAQLGAHIIKVKLPTAHLEQAAAKKVYEAEKVPLGTLAERVKHIVQSSFDGRRIVIFSGGAKSDEKTVFEEVRAIRDGGGFGSIIGRNSFQRPKAEAVKFLNTIMGLYAGEKP, from the coding sequence ATGAGCAATCGGGTCCAGGAAATCCTGAGTTGGTACGAGAGTGACAATGCGGGGACGAAGACGAACATTGCCCGCCTGCTGAATCATGGCAAGCTGGCGGGTACGGGGAAATTGGTGATTCTTCCGGTGGATCAGGGGTTCGAGCATGGGCCGGCCAGAAGTTTTGCCCCCAATGCCGGCGGCTACAATCCACATTACCATTTTCAATTGGCATTGGATGCCGGATGCAACGCGTACGCGGCGCCCCTCGGGTTCATCGAAGCCGGGGCGAGTCATTTTGCCGGGCGGATTCCGCTTATCCTCAAAGTCAACAACCACGATACGCTGCATGACGAGAAGGATCCGCTGTCGGCCGTGACGGGCAGCGTGCGGGATGCCTTGCGGCTGGGTTGTTCGGCGGTTGGGTTTACGATCTATCCGGGCTCGTCTCATTGCAACGCGATGTATGAGCAGTTGCGGGCGATTGCGGAAGAAGCCAAGAGCTGCGGGTTGGCCGTCGTGGTCTGGTCCTACCCGCGTGGGTCAGGATTGAGCAAGGAAGGTGAAACGGCTCTCGACGTGGTTGCCTACGCCGCGCAGATTGCCGCGCAGTTGGGCGCCCATATCATCAAGGTCAAACTGCCCACGGCCCATTTGGAGCAAGCGGCGGCGAAGAAGGTGTATGAGGCCGAAAAGGTGCCGCTCGGGACGTTGGCGGAGCGGGTCAAGCATATCGTGCAGAGTTCGTTCGATGGACGCCGGATCGTCATCTTCTCCGGCGGCGCCAAGAGCGATGAGAAAACGGTGTTCGAAGAAGTGCGCGCAATTCGTGACGGCGGTGGATTCGGATCCATCATCGGCCGGAATTCTTTCCAGCGTCCTAAGGCGGAGGCCGTCAAGTTCTTGAACACCATCATGGGATTGTATGCCGGGGAAAAGCCGTAA
- the fbp gene encoding class 1 fructose-bisphosphatase translates to MAKFPITLSRFIIEQQAAHPEATGEFSVLLTQIGLVGKMIAHDLRRAGLNQILGTTGETNIQGEVVKKLDQIANDTFVRVFEQSGLVCVLASEEMEQPLKMVHEGAKYMLLVDPLDGSSNTDVNMPLGAIFSIRRSQVGARRGVEDELLQKGTQQIAAGYVLYGASTMLVFTVGQGVHGFTLEPSIGEYLLSNENIRIPKKGKVYSVNEGNYHRWPAGTQKYLDYLKVQDKATGRPYSGRYSGCLVADVHRILLGGGVYLYPGETAKPEGKLRLMYEGNPLAMVVEQAGGSATTGLTRILDVEPKTLHQRVPLIIGSAEDVGQAEAYIQGRA, encoded by the coding sequence ATGGCAAAATTTCCCATTACATTGAGCCGTTTTATTATTGAACAACAGGCCGCGCATCCCGAAGCGACCGGCGAATTCTCTGTGCTGCTGACCCAAATCGGTCTCGTCGGCAAAATGATTGCGCATGACTTACGCAGGGCCGGATTGAACCAGATCCTCGGCACCACCGGAGAGACGAATATTCAGGGCGAGGTGGTCAAGAAGCTCGATCAGATCGCGAATGATACCTTTGTTCGCGTATTCGAACAAAGCGGGCTCGTGTGCGTTCTGGCTTCTGAAGAAATGGAACAACCCCTGAAAATGGTTCACGAGGGGGCCAAGTACATGCTCTTGGTCGATCCGCTGGACGGATCCTCTAATACCGATGTCAATATGCCATTGGGCGCAATTTTCTCCATCCGCCGGTCGCAGGTGGGGGCGCGCCGGGGGGTTGAAGACGAGTTGCTTCAAAAAGGCACTCAGCAGATTGCCGCTGGGTATGTGTTGTATGGGGCGAGCACGATGCTGGTATTCACTGTCGGGCAGGGGGTGCATGGCTTCACGCTCGAACCCTCCATCGGTGAATATCTCCTGTCGAATGAGAACATTCGAATTCCTAAAAAGGGCAAGGTCTATTCAGTCAACGAGGGGAACTACCACCGTTGGCCCGCCGGCACACAGAAATATCTCGATTATCTGAAAGTGCAGGATAAGGCGACCGGGCGTCCCTATAGCGGTCGGTACAGCGGGTGTTTGGTTGCGGATGTGCATCGCATCCTCTTGGGTGGCGGCGTCTATCTGTATCCGGGTGAGACGGCGAAGCCGGAGGGAAAACTGCGCTTGATGTACGAGGGGAATCCGCTCGCCATGGTCGTGGAGCAGGCTGGTGGCAGCGCGACGACAGGGTTGACGCGTATTCTCGATGTGGAACCGAAGACCCTCCATCAGAGGGTGCCGTTGATCATCGGGAGTGCCGAGGATGTCGGCCAGGCGGAAGCCTACATACAAGGACGTGCGTAA
- a CDS encoding DUF3108 domain-containing protein: protein MCCRRNAPFFPAGFHPVLLLIALILTTVLHLSPSPSHAIIDGQVLASAPLPFANGERLSYDVTWLGMRAGLATMVVEGTSGEGGRQQLTLAMTARSSPTVTKFYPVDNRGVSIVDLDSFLPRHMTFARREGKRFNDFDYTFRHAEGLVTAVKDGKTDELPIPPDAQDAMSCLYYVRKVLPFVPGASLAMTVHHDKKNYKMEVRVEALETVEGVWGKRQTARVVVIMPFQGIFLNEGNIRVWFTNDEHRIPVRMKAKVVVGSIVAELTDGYGPASPS from the coding sequence GTGTGCTGTCGGCGTAACGCGCCGTTCTTCCCTGCCGGGTTCCATCCGGTGTTGCTGCTCATCGCTCTCATCCTGACGACAGTTCTTCATTTAAGCCCATCTCCTTCTCACGCGATCATAGATGGGCAAGTCCTCGCTTCTGCCCCGCTTCCGTTTGCGAACGGGGAGCGATTGTCCTATGACGTGACCTGGTTGGGGATGCGCGCGGGACTTGCGACCATGGTCGTGGAGGGAACGTCGGGCGAGGGGGGGCGTCAGCAACTCACCCTGGCCATGACCGCCCGATCAAGTCCGACCGTTACGAAGTTCTATCCGGTCGATAATCGAGGCGTGTCCATCGTCGATCTCGATTCGTTCCTCCCCAGGCACATGACGTTTGCCCGTCGGGAGGGCAAGCGGTTCAATGATTTCGACTATACGTTTCGGCATGCTGAAGGGCTGGTGACCGCGGTCAAGGATGGGAAAACCGACGAACTCCCGATCCCTCCCGATGCGCAGGACGCCATGTCTTGTCTCTATTACGTACGCAAGGTGCTGCCGTTTGTGCCCGGGGCGTCACTGGCGATGACCGTCCATCACGATAAGAAAAACTACAAGATGGAGGTCAGGGTCGAAGCCCTTGAAACCGTAGAGGGGGTATGGGGGAAACGGCAGACGGCCCGGGTGGTGGTCATCATGCCGTTTCAGGGGATTTTCCTGAATGAAGGCAATATTCGTGTCTGGTTCACCAACGATGAGCATCGGATACCCGTCAGAATGAAGGCCAAGGTCGTCGTCGGGTCGATTGTGGCCGAACTGACTGATGGGTACGGACCGGCGTCACCCTCCTAA
- a CDS encoding phosphomannomutase/phosphoglucomutase: MALFREYDLRGIVGEELTEAIAEQVGRAYATMAREQGAVRISLGRDGRLSSPGLQEALLRGLLAGGLDVVDLGLCASPLLYFSLFTLPVDGGIMITGSHNAAEYNGFKICIGKEAIHGEEIQRLRRIMEAGRFSTGTGRLSSHPIIPDYLQHLKTNFAGVRADHLHVVIDCGNGAASLVAKQALEQMGCRVTGLYDELDGRFPNHHPDPTVVENLQDLIATVREQKADVGIGYDGDADRIGAVDERGEILWGDRLMIVYARDILTQRPGTTFISEVKASQCLYDDIAAKGGRPIMWKTGHSLMKAKLKAESAVLAGEMSGHMFFADRYFGFDDAIYASCRLVEILAKTKQSLSSLVADLPPTTVTPEIRVDCPDTLKFQLVDQVRMQLTTYLNAGKPVGASNLRLRELVTIDGVRAIFEDGWGLIRASNTQPALVLRFEAPSPARLDVIRATIETELAQARRVLSA, encoded by the coding sequence ATGGCGCTGTTTCGCGAATATGATCTCAGGGGCATTGTCGGAGAAGAACTCACGGAAGCCATCGCCGAGCAGGTGGGCCGTGCCTACGCGACCATGGCGCGTGAGCAGGGGGCGGTGCGAATCAGCTTGGGGCGCGATGGGCGATTGAGCTCGCCCGGGTTGCAGGAGGCGTTGCTTCGAGGCTTGCTCGCCGGTGGGCTGGATGTGGTGGATTTGGGGCTCTGCGCCTCGCCGCTCCTCTACTTCTCGTTGTTCACCTTGCCGGTGGACGGTGGCATCATGATCACCGGCAGCCACAATGCGGCCGAGTACAACGGCTTTAAAATCTGCATCGGAAAAGAAGCGATTCACGGCGAAGAGATTCAGCGGCTGCGGCGCATCATGGAAGCCGGTCGATTCTCCACCGGTACCGGACGCCTTTCCTCTCACCCCATCATCCCGGACTACTTACAGCATCTCAAAACGAACTTTGCCGGCGTGCGGGCCGACCATCTTCATGTCGTGATCGATTGCGGCAATGGTGCGGCGTCGTTGGTCGCGAAGCAGGCGCTTGAGCAAATGGGCTGCCGCGTGACCGGCCTCTATGACGAGTTGGATGGGCGATTCCCCAACCACCATCCTGACCCCACCGTGGTGGAAAATCTGCAGGACCTGATCGCAACGGTGCGTGAGCAGAAGGCCGATGTCGGCATTGGGTATGACGGTGATGCCGACCGGATCGGCGCGGTCGATGAGCGGGGAGAGATCCTGTGGGGAGACCGTCTGATGATTGTCTACGCGCGGGATATCCTGACCCAGCGCCCGGGCACCACCTTTATCTCCGAGGTCAAGGCCTCGCAATGTTTGTACGACGACATTGCCGCGAAGGGCGGCCGTCCGATCATGTGGAAAACCGGCCATTCGCTGATGAAGGCCAAGCTCAAGGCGGAGTCGGCGGTTCTCGCCGGCGAAATGTCCGGGCATATGTTTTTTGCCGATCGGTATTTCGGATTCGACGATGCCATCTATGCGTCTTGCCGATTGGTTGAGATTCTGGCCAAGACCAAGCAGTCTCTCTCCAGCCTCGTCGCCGACCTTCCTCCGACGACGGTGACGCCGGAGATTCGCGTCGATTGCCCCGACACGTTGAAATTCCAATTGGTCGATCAGGTGCGCATGCAATTAACGACCTATCTCAATGCCGGCAAGCCGGTCGGCGCCTCGAATCTTCGTCTGCGTGAGTTGGTGACAATCGACGGGGTGCGTGCGATTTTCGAAGACGGCTGGGGGTTGATTCGAGCCTCCAATACTCAGCCTGCGCTGGTCCTCCGGTTTGAAGCCCCGTCGCCGGCCCGATTGGATGTGATTCGTGCGACCATTGAAACCGAGCTTGCGCAGGCCAGACGTGTGCTGTCGGCGTAA
- a CDS encoding mannose-1-phosphate guanylyltransferase/mannose-6-phosphate isomerase: MDMMEHLYPVILAGGSGTRFWPLSRHLYPKQLLRIIGNETLIQQTMRRVLSCAKPEQVIISTNPGQADSIRVQLGEWKSQLRDNYVIEPVGRNTAPAIALVAAELLLRDPHAMMLVLPADHVVTGEPAFKAAVALGAQLAAQGHLVTFGIKPTRPETGYGYIQPNRRKSLAKKGRLTGHPVARFVEKPNRTKAAQYLKNGNFYWNSGMFLWKASTILEEIQAHQPQLARAIQRVHALMASGAEPGVVEAAYKKVPSVSIDNGVMELSANAAMIPVGFGWSDVGNWSSLEEVAPRDKAGNVVSGRVVDMDSTNSVLYADRRVVATIGLSDMVVVDTPDATLICPKSRSQDVKQMVEILKQQGAPEHLEHVTVFRPWGSYTVLEEGLGYKVKRVTVNPGGRLSLQLHHKRSEHWVVIAGTARVTRGEELLDLRVGQSTAIPVETPHRLENLGTETLHIIEVQNGPYLGEDDIVRFQDDYGRTSTR, from the coding sequence ATGGATATGATGGAACATCTCTATCCGGTCATTTTGGCCGGCGGCAGCGGCACCCGCTTCTGGCCGTTGAGTAGGCATCTCTACCCGAAGCAATTGCTGCGGATCATCGGCAATGAGACGCTGATTCAACAGACGATGCGGCGTGTCCTCTCCTGCGCGAAGCCCGAACAGGTCATCATCTCCACCAATCCCGGCCAGGCGGATTCGATTCGTGTGCAATTGGGAGAGTGGAAGTCCCAGTTGCGTGACAACTACGTGATCGAACCGGTCGGTCGCAATACCGCGCCGGCCATCGCATTGGTGGCTGCCGAGCTGCTGTTGCGCGACCCACATGCGATGATGCTGGTCCTGCCGGCGGATCATGTGGTGACGGGGGAGCCGGCGTTCAAGGCGGCGGTGGCATTGGGTGCGCAATTGGCGGCCCAGGGGCATCTGGTGACGTTCGGCATCAAGCCGACCAGGCCGGAAACGGGTTATGGGTATATTCAGCCCAATCGACGAAAATCGCTGGCCAAGAAGGGGCGGCTGACGGGCCATCCGGTCGCGCGTTTTGTCGAGAAGCCAAATCGGACCAAGGCCGCGCAGTATCTCAAGAACGGCAATTTCTACTGGAACAGTGGGATGTTTCTCTGGAAGGCGTCCACGATTCTGGAGGAAATTCAGGCGCACCAGCCGCAGCTGGCCAGGGCGATTCAGCGCGTCCATGCCCTGATGGCATCGGGTGCCGAGCCGGGAGTGGTCGAGGCCGCGTATAAGAAGGTGCCCTCGGTGTCGATTGATAACGGCGTGATGGAGCTGTCGGCTAATGCGGCGATGATCCCGGTCGGATTCGGATGGTCAGATGTGGGCAATTGGAGCAGCCTCGAGGAAGTGGCTCCACGCGATAAGGCCGGCAACGTCGTCAGTGGGCGCGTCGTGGATATGGACAGTACCAACTCCGTGCTTTATGCCGATCGCCGGGTCGTCGCGACGATCGGACTCTCGGACATGGTGGTGGTTGATACGCCCGATGCCACGTTGATCTGTCCGAAATCGCGCTCACAAGACGTGAAGCAGATGGTCGAGATTCTCAAGCAGCAGGGCGCGCCCGAGCATCTGGAGCACGTGACCGTGTTTCGTCCATGGGGATCCTACACGGTCTTGGAAGAAGGTCTTGGATATAAGGTCAAACGCGTGACGGTGAATCCGGGCGGGCGGCTGTCTCTCCAACTCCACCACAAGCGCAGTGAGCACTGGGTGGTGATCGCCGGGACCGCGCGGGTGACGAGAGGCGAAGAGCTGCTGGATCTCCGCGTGGGGCAGAGCACGGCAATCCCTGTCGAGACACCCCATCGTCTGGAAAATCTGGGCACGGAGACGCTCCATATTATTGAAGTCCAAAACGGCCCCTATCTCGGGGAAGATGACATCGTGCGGTTTCAGGACGACTATGGCCGAACGTCTACACGGTGA
- a CDS encoding HAD-IIIA family hydrolase, producing MPSIQRRTTHPAKSRASLQRILRGIRLFATDVDGVLTDAGMYYSESGDEWKKFNTHDGMGIKLLQKAGLVTAIITQESTKIVMRRAQKLTIPEVHQGVYDKLAVLKELVARHGFSLDQVAYIGDDVNDLQALGAVGFSAAPADGMPPVLKTVRYVCKKKGGEGAVREVADLILAAQQPR from the coding sequence ATGCCCAGCATACAACGCCGCACAACACACCCCGCGAAGTCGCGTGCTTCTCTGCAACGGATCCTTCGGGGGATCCGACTCTTTGCAACGGATGTCGACGGCGTCTTGACCGACGCCGGCATGTACTACTCCGAATCCGGTGACGAATGGAAAAAGTTCAATACGCATGACGGGATGGGGATCAAGCTCCTGCAGAAGGCCGGCCTTGTGACGGCCATCATTACGCAAGAGTCGACCAAAATCGTGATGCGTCGTGCACAAAAACTAACGATTCCTGAAGTGCATCAGGGCGTATATGACAAATTGGCCGTGCTCAAGGAGCTGGTGGCGCGACATGGTTTTTCTCTGGATCAAGTCGCCTATATCGGTGATGATGTGAACGATCTGCAGGCGCTTGGCGCCGTCGGGTTTTCAGCGGCGCCGGCCGATGGCATGCCGCCGGTTCTTAAAACGGTTCGATACGTGTGCAAGAAAAAGGGCGGAGAAGGTGCCGTCCGGGAAGTGGCCGATCTCATTTTGGCGGCTCAACAGCCACGTTAA